Genomic DNA from Pleurodeles waltl isolate 20211129_DDA chromosome 1_2, aPleWal1.hap1.20221129, whole genome shotgun sequence:
tttgactgtgttcactgggatcctgctaaccaggaccccagtgctctctcccattaaatttggttgtttggaccacacacaccccacatttggcgtactggtgccccttataagtccctagtatatggtacccagggccttgggggatcaggggttccccgtgggctgcagcatgtattatgccacccataggagcccatgtaaaccatatctggaggcctgccattgcagcctgcgtgaaaaggtgcatgcaccctttcacttcaggtcactgcaccaggtcactctaagtcacctctgtggcaggccctcctagccagagggcagggtgcaagtacctgtgtgtgagggcacttctggaggagcagaggtgcccccacgaactccagctacattttcctggacctcgtaagtgcggggacgccattttacgagtgtactggacataggtcactccctctgtccagctacataatggcaactcagaacctgggcatgtttggtaacaaccatgtcagaatcataccccaatcctattgtcagtattgtttgtatgattccatgcactttgggggctccttagaggatccccagcattgctcctatcagctttctagggttttccgggcaggacatgctgctgccatccctcagacagatttctgccctccttctgctgcttgagcagctcatgcccaggaaggcagaacaaaggatttcctttggaagagggaggcaacaccctctccatttggaaataggtgttacaagggttgggaggggtaccctcgccaagctaatggtatgctctgaagggccctccttgcataaaccagtctgtaccagttcagggacctcagcccctactctggtgcgaaactggacaatggaaatgggtgtaaccactcccctgttcatcaccaccccaggggtggtgcctggagctcctccaggtggccacttgattctgccatcttgaatccaaggtgggcagaggcctctgtgagcatctgagtggccaggtcagacaggtgacgtcacagccccctcctaggtggtcaccctgctaggtgaccaatccccctttctgggctatttagggtttgcctcttgggtgggtcctcagattcaatgtgcaagattccagcaggactcctctgcaacgtttactttgacttctggccactggaaccgcaactggacttcacaggaacctacaatctgcagctccagcagcgacttcaccctgcagcattgtttctccggctccttccagcaactgcaacattagcccagctgtgcttcctctgagggcagcaagtcttcagtctgcatgagaagaaagaaggaaaattccttggagtgaaggagtcacttacctgcatctgcaggcaccaactgcaacaacgactggctgcgtggatctcctctgctcctgagctgcgtggatcctgcatcagggggtgatagtctggagtggtctccttggtcctctctaccagctgtccaactttggagtaggtaggtccttgccttcccatgcaggacagtacccccatgcaccgcgtctcttgcaaggcctgttgttatctcctcctagggatcttcaggctccatgtagccccagtccccagcactcttctctgtgaagcacagccctcaacgtgcttcgcctgccacatgggacctctcttcaggtgtgctgcatgggcctctctgcagctcctgggctccttgcctgtaggtcttctgtgggggctgcctctccttctccagactctcagcCTTGCTGAGggccacctgggactcccctccatgggttaagtccccctggaccttgctggtccccggcagctccacttttgtcctactgcgacatttgcctttgccaaggcttgctggttggttttccacaccacagactgactgcaattcttcatcctgcatgggacgtcgactgcatcacctaggaacgcttcatctgctccagtgctgcactgctgaccgtcttcatctcccggccgagcaactcctgcatccacagatgggtgggtagtggctcctgccacgaccggacactcctacgtaaactggacttggtccccttcttttccaagtcttcctcttccaggatccacctctagcttcttgcagtctggcctgcgttttgcaatatccttctctgaagtccttttggtgggttggggaaaaaccagtaacttacctattttctcctggtcactggagggcactctggtacttacctttggggtttcctagttcctgcagctcccctctacagattccacttccttgcgtggggacccagctttcgcattccacttttttagtatatggtctggtcccccctaggccttcagtattgcctattgcttttcactattttctattgctttttatgccaacttcTGATTGCTGCTGTGCATATGATATtgtgctacttacatcctattgggagtattgcctatctagtgtttttgtgtttgtgttactgtaataaggaacctttattttcataacacgtgtttctttcatgtgtgtaagtgctgtgtgactacagtggtattgcatgagctttgcatgtctcctaggtaagtcttggctgctcatccgcagctacctctagagagccctggcttctagacactgcctacacctcactaataaggggatacctggacctggtataaggtgataataccataggtactcaccacataccaggccagcttcctacaccagagatctccttttttgtcccctgcaatttataaattaaaactgaatatagaacagtgagcaatgaacttatcaaagagctgcatgcaaacatcaaggtatagattagagcgttatgatttgcccccactttttcattaacttaatgttgcaaaacaagttaatttgagcgcaaatcaattcttattattaaagaaagcccccaaccatggtgttatgttttaaattctgagtttgcgcttctctagATAaaccactcttaaactatacctgctaccagtatggatgacctatgacacctacaccttgtcgtcctctgtcttatgtaacatttcatatacactgatttacacatatatgatgattgtctctgcgtaatatctgtgtgatgtaaagtgctttgacaccctagactggtgtgagggctgaatgatggaacaacacatgcgtatatcatgcatgccttaacatcgcggtctcaacaacgaccgtgtctttactactcatgcctttacaacgaatttcactgtaaaagaatgtttggtaaagaaacatgcgtggtaaattctccccgccctgcccccttacacctgataccatactccaccctgcccaatcagttaaaactgcccctgccctgagccctaaccccccccgccctgagccctaaaagtaaccctgccctgtcctaaaaactaccggcccccactctgaaccctaaaacctaccctgaactgcgctaaaaactaccttgatgcccctgccccccagaaccctaaaacctaccctaccctgtcctaaaaatgaatccgacctcccaccctaaacccggccacagccctacttacctctctctcctctgcttcttcctgttccacccggacagctagaccgctctctatgctgtaaccacgcatatgcgtggtaaagacatgtgtggtaaaggcatccatgctagccccatatttgtagtaatggcagcatggtcaatgcattgcattgcattgattgcgttgtaagggatatttcccagtatgagtggtggtataaaactaatgaaatgcatctgagagagagtggggatggatagtagtgagggaatccgtggcagaggtggtcactggggggtgccaacaaacaatgttgcacagggcgtcaccagcactaaggccggccctgtcagacagcacagcagttcacaggaagggggcagcacagagactgccacttgacagtcagacaaggacctagcagcaatcataggccttactggccttcacaggAAGGCGGGGGGggggccagagactgacacagcctgactagaaagaaagctcccaacaggcagcacactgcatggcaggcagcacaggaatgggcaggaagcactgcgcccagcaggcagtacaggcctcttaggactttacacaggcgaactgcagcacagagcttgccgctgcctaataggcagccaagggcccagcagacagggaattgccggtctcacaggactcgactggaagcgactgcctcccccccatcaccccccccccccccccccacggcaacccttctgggtgcaagctttgtgcaggaggcccacttcaaggttgtccctgtcccccccagaaatgttgtgtctcctacgcccctgttcTAGGTGTAGAGTGTGGGCACGTTCAAGTCTGCGAGGCTGTTGCGGGAAGATTTGAAGGTGATGGGGTGGGGGCGTTGGGTGGGGGAGTGCTGTACTACGAGAGGATCGTGTCAATGAAGAGGAACTTAACGCAATGTTTACCGTCTGAAATTCGTGCATGTGTTGCAGTGTGTGAGGTTAATCACAGTTAACATCAAGAGATATAGGATGGCAGACATTGCATACAAGTCACAATCATTCAGTCGGTTTCCATAAGCTAGCGGCACCAATGACAAGATGAAGCTTGCAGCAAATAGATTCCAAGAAATAGATCGTGACAAAATATAACATTTTGGTGTACCTGTATCATCAGCAGCTTTAAACGTCCTGAGTTCCATTTCAGAATGAGGAGTAAAACGAACACGCAGGGTGGTGACAGGCGAATTGCTCACCCAGCATGGTACACTGCTTGTTAAATCTTTTGAGGTGCATTCTTCCGGAGATTCTAGTCTGGTCTCAGTCGGACGTGACCGCATGCTATCGTCCATGCCACTTTCTGTGGTTTCATTTGATACCCCATGGATGGGGTCTTGTTTGGCCACTAGAATAGAAGTTCTTGATTGTGAAGGGTTATTTTCGTCACAAACATGAGCCACGTCGGGACACCTGCCTTCgagcttctttctttccttcagagAGTCTGCACAGTTCAAATATGGTTCTTTATCTTCTTTAGAATTCTTCGCCCCTGCAGCCTCACAACCATCCGTCACAGTTGAGTGAACAGGCTCGTCACTGCATAGGGGCAGGTCAGCAGCTTTACAGTCAATGGACGTATATTCATCAACGGGCAAGCAGCTCTCATCCTGTCCTTCATGCACTGTGAGCTCATTTGGAGAAAGGCTTGTATTTTGTGGAGAGTCATAGGCCGCGATGTAAGGCTTTATGTCAAGAACTGGTGTTCCTTGTATCATGTCAATCCCAGAAAGGTATATGGTTCCACcttaatgcagagaaatacaagtcTGTTAAAATTCACTGCATTATCCTGAATTGAAAAACAATCTTAATATTTTCCCAGAAAAATGCAAACTGTCAATAAGGAGAGACATCATGTAGAAAACAAATATTACAGTTGACGTTATTTGCCCCTAAATCTCAAAACGTCAGTATTTTTTTCTTTATCATTTAATAACATTGGTTGAAATAGTGCTGTATACGGCCATTAAGGATGGTATTACCAGAGAAACAAAATGAGGGATTCTGGTTTTCTCCTTGACTGCTTAGTAGGGTTGTGCAGTCTGACTCAAGTAAGAAACCTCTTGGGAATTTTGCAGTTTGCTCAAATGAACAATGCGTGGGAAGCATATCATTCTGATAAAAACGAATCCATCACACAGCTGATCACATCCCAATGTCTGTCCAGATGCAGAACATCACTGGATGAGTGGCTGAGTGTACACTTCATGTTGCAGTTTGCAGGAGCTCAGAGGATGCCTGCAGCTCAGTGGTGTGACTGCAACATCTGTTAGGTGCAAGCATGAGCTGAGTGAGTTGCCTGTAGGAGCTCACTAATCGAGCTCtttgaggtgcctgcagaagctCATTTGGGAACCCGAGAAAGCTCTCTGAAATACCTGCAGGATTTCATGTAGGTATCTGAGGCGCCAGCAGGAGGTTATCTGGTTGCATGCAGAATTTCAGCTGGATTCCTACACGTGTTCAGTTGAATTCCAGGAATGACAAAGATGATCCATACCAGAAGTTCAGTGGGGCCTTTCAGAAGTAATGTGACGTTAGGACTTAAACCGTAAATTAACAAAAGAAACGGGACTGCATTCACATTACTTCGATTGAACATTTCCATTATCCCATAGCCAGTCAGTTTCACAACAAAAAAATACCAAATTGTTTATTAAAACATGTAGAAATATTAGGATTTGAGAAAGTTAACTTTCAAAAGTGAAACTTCTTGAAACAGGAAGAAAAGATAGCTCGGTTACTTGGCACGGTTTCTGTTATGATAGCAAGAGTGTAACAACTACCCTAAGGCAAATTCACAAGGGCAATACATTGGGCAGTTCGCACAGCACTGCTCGGATATGTCCTATAGCTAGGGGGGGCTACCATTCCAATATAACTAAGCTTCATCACTATCACTTCGTTCCCAGCAgtacttgccagcaaattaagtcaAATTTAAACATGCAACAGAGCATGTTAGACAAAACACTCCAAAAATATCAAACACAGCTTAGTTACACTATATAGGTGATTCCCAAGAAGGTACCAATACTACTTGCCATCATGGCACAGCACTCAAAGAAATACAATAAGACAAAATAGACAGCAGGTCACATACATCCTGTGCAGGTTAGTTATCTCTagcccagccctgccaagtgccaaaCATTGCAGGTTAGTTTAACACATTTTAGTGGATATCCCTGCAACACAGCACTAAAATATTctccccaaagaaaacacacagtcAAAAAGATGCTGCCTGTGCATTTATAGAAATTAGCAAGAGGACCCAAGGCATGTCTACTTGATACAAGTCTTTCACCTTTATCATTatttaattgtattgtatttttctggTTCCTACTATAGTAACAGGACTGTGTGTATAGAGCAGCAGATTTCAGAGTGTGGGAGATCGAGTACACTCACACAATTAGTAACTGTTGGCtacctcctggctagctcacagtgcctcacccaaacttaCCGGGATGTAATGTGATTattgcaacctgaacatgacactcttgaTCCCCCAGGGAAGCAgtagaaacagatcttacccctttcgtaTTCTAACTTGCGCATGCCACGGTGAGACACAAAAGATGCAAAATAAGTTTTCAATAAGTgtattgaaacaattgcaatctgGCATATAAAGAgagagctgcgataattaggcagttAAGAAGAAAAACAATCCAAAcaatgtggttctagatgttctagaggtggCTACTTAACCCTATGTCTACACGGAGAGCACAGCTGGTGTAGCCTTCTGCTGGCCCGATCTAAAGGATCAGTCCCAGCCCCATACCTCGAAACAGTGTCGGAAATTAGTCTGTAATATAGATGGCAGTCTTCTCAGGAGGCTGGTAGATCAGTGCCAGccaagctgcatgttgcacagcatgTGTCCCTGGATAGTTGTGTCCAGAATGCCCTCTGCCTCCTCTGGTTTGTGTACCATTTATATCATAAACCATAGTCTCATAGGACAGCTCCATAAATGAACCTTCAAAGGGAACATCACAAGATCCATGTCAATAGATAATACAAATTGCTGTGAAAGACACACATCcagtgcacactcaaaagggcaccaaaaacagcagaacacaggctgcacacagtagaGCCATACTGGttgaaaagacaaagggggttattctaactttggaggaggtgttaatccgtcccaaaagtgacggaaaagtgacggatttaccaccagccgtattacgagtccattatatcctatggaactcgtaatacggctggtggtatatccgtcactttaccgtcacttttgggacggattaacactcctccaaagttagaataacccccaaagactAGTTGTCGATCAGTTCCTCCAACAAAGTTACTCCAAAgtgctgtatcatgcgttcacgacacagctggatGTGTGGTAGTTCACCACCATTCGGCTTTGAAAAGGACATCCATTGAGGAGCAAAAAAAGTAATAGTAAAAATACCTCCAATTAACATAAAGACAAGTGGtatgcctccaaaaacactcaaaaacaaGGAGTGTATTGAATGAAGACAGCCTGGAAAGCACTGACAAAACCAGACCCAAAACCAGACCCAATCACTTAAAAATGAGTGAACAACACCAACGGTGttggaagaattaaaaaatgtGGCTCGCAATTTCACCAAAGTGCTTTGGAAAGTTGATATTTAAAAGCGACTGCATCTTGGCAGAAGACCTCGCTACTTGCAATTTAAATGTTTCATGGACAGATGTAAACGCCACTTGTTTgtgaaacaatagtgcttttagtCGGCTCACCTTGTGAAATGTAACACTGAAGGAAGGAATGGAAGGCCACATCTCGCTACCCTAATttcatgggtgggggggggggggaataacatGTTACCTCAGCAGTTCAACATTTGAGAAATAAAAATCACATACAGGACACCTTCTCTCTTCCCACAGAAGCCTTGATCTCTCAACATTAAGTAATTGAAAGTAACAGAAACACTGGGCGAATCAAGGGGACAGAAACTCTTTTCAAGTAACAAGCTAAATTAGCCGCCGGCACATTACCTACACCATGCAATGTCACCTATTTAGAAATTATTGGGTGGCTTACCGAAGTTTACAATTAGTACCACTGAGAAAGACTTCCTTTTCCCAGCTCATACATTTGTAATCGAAAGGCAATTTCCACACCTCATGCATAAAACT
This window encodes:
- the TRMO gene encoding tRNA (adenine(37)-N6)-methyltransferase, which codes for MPGHGEERGSNRLREATPSLETGNILTTPIGYIESCFTAKNGTPRQPSVCSMSRAYLKINKNVFNNPEHSVMGLDQFSHVWILFVFHQNGRLSYKAKVQPPRLNGAKTGVFSTRSPHRPNAIGLTLARLEKVEGGTIYLSGIDMIQGTPVLDIKPYIAAYDSPQNTSLSPNELTVHEGQDESCLPVDEYTSIDCKAADLPLCSDEPVHSTVTDGCEAAGAKNSKEDKEPYLNCADSLKERKKLEGRCPDVAHVCDENNPSQSRTSILVAKQDPIHGVSNETTESGMDDSMRSRPTETRLESPEECTSKDLTSSVPCWVSNSPVTTLRVRFTPHSEMELRTFKAADDTDTEKTPFKYFQSPEEAKRAITTLLAADPRSVYRRKRCEDRLYYFTLDMVHITCWFGEGFAEVLRIKPISSLHHSING